Proteins encoded by one window of Syntrophorhabdaceae bacterium:
- the mnmG gene encoding tRNA uridine-5-carboxymethylaminomethyl(34) synthesis enzyme MnmG, which yields MENFDVIVIGAGHAGCEAALAASRLKAKTLILTINLDHIAYMSCNPAVGGLGKGHLVKEIDALGGEMGINTDATGIQFRVLNMKKGPAVRATRIQTDKAQYALKMKKRLERQENLLIRQAVVERLVVKNDRVIGVETSWGEKFSGKAVVVTTGTFLRGLIHVGLEQFEAGRMGDFPSFGLAQSLKDLGLELGRLKTGTCPRLDGRTIDFSKMEAQPSDDPPSPFSFLTDKITGRLVPCWLAYTNGKTHEVIRAAFDRSPLYTGKIKGTGVRYCPSIEDKLVKFADKERHRVFIEPEGLDTVEYYPNGLSTSLPLDIQIAMVRTVEGLERAEITRPGYAIEYDFVFPTQLYPTLETKGIAGLFLAGQINGTTGYEEAGAQGLMAGVNAALRVSGRKDFVLGRDEAYIGVMIDDLVTRGVDEPYRMFTSRAEHRLLLREDNADLRLTEKGYRLGLVDEARVRRVSDKRSKIERTHQMLRSVRLKPTKETNEMLKAKEMQAIKNPTTLEELLKKPEVTIEEIKRIESGFDDLEEDIAYQVELNVKYRGYTDRQMDMVLRTKKLEDRKIPPDTEYREISGLSREVVERFTKIRPFTLGQASRIPGVTPASITALLVHFKKKGVL from the coding sequence ATGGAAAACTTCGACGTCATCGTCATTGGAGCAGGTCACGCGGGCTGCGAAGCCGCCCTTGCGGCGTCACGCCTTAAAGCCAAAACGCTTATCTTGACGATCAATCTCGATCATATCGCTTACATGTCCTGTAACCCTGCTGTGGGCGGCCTTGGGAAAGGACACCTTGTGAAGGAGATCGACGCCCTTGGCGGTGAAATGGGGATCAACACGGATGCAACCGGTATCCAATTTCGCGTGCTCAATATGAAGAAGGGGCCGGCTGTCCGGGCTACCCGTATCCAGACCGATAAGGCCCAGTATGCCCTGAAAATGAAGAAACGTCTGGAGAGGCAGGAAAACCTCCTTATCAGACAGGCTGTGGTGGAAAGGCTTGTTGTAAAAAACGACAGGGTGATCGGCGTTGAAACGAGCTGGGGCGAGAAATTTTCCGGAAAAGCGGTCGTCGTCACCACGGGTACATTTCTTAGGGGACTGATTCACGTCGGGCTCGAACAATTTGAAGCGGGAAGAATGGGCGATTTCCCCTCTTTCGGGCTGGCACAGAGCTTGAAAGACCTTGGCCTCGAATTGGGAAGGCTCAAGACCGGTACCTGCCCGAGACTCGACGGCAGGACCATCGATTTTTCAAAGATGGAGGCCCAGCCGAGCGATGATCCACCCTCGCCCTTCTCCTTCCTCACGGACAAGATCACCGGCAGGCTTGTGCCATGCTGGCTCGCCTATACCAACGGAAAAACCCATGAGGTGATTCGCGCAGCTTTTGACAGATCGCCCTTGTATACGGGAAAGATAAAGGGCACGGGTGTGCGGTACTGCCCCTCAATCGAAGACAAGCTCGTCAAGTTCGCCGATAAGGAACGCCATCGCGTCTTCATAGAACCTGAGGGGCTCGATACGGTGGAGTATTATCCAAACGGTCTTTCAACGAGTCTCCCCCTCGATATTCAGATCGCCATGGTGAGAACCGTAGAGGGCCTCGAGCGTGCGGAAATCACACGTCCCGGCTACGCCATCGAGTATGATTTTGTCTTTCCTACACAACTCTACCCAACGCTCGAGACAAAAGGCATCGCGGGTCTGTTCCTTGCCGGCCAGATAAACGGCACCACCGGATATGAAGAAGCAGGCGCCCAGGGCCTTATGGCAGGGGTCAATGCGGCTTTGAGGGTGAGCGGTAGAAAAGATTTCGTCCTCGGCAGGGACGAAGCTTATATCGGCGTCATGATCGATGACCTCGTTACCCGAGGGGTAGACGAGCCTTATAGAATGTTTACGTCCCGCGCTGAGCACAGACTCCTTCTCAGGGAAGATAACGCCGATTTGAGGCTGACCGAAAAAGGATACCGTCTGGGTTTGGTCGACGAGGCGCGCGTAAGAAGGGTTTCGGACAAAAGGTCTAAGATAGAGAGAACACATCAGATGCTGCGTTCCGTACGTTTAAAACCCACGAAAGAAACGAATGAGATGCTCAAGGCTAAAGAGATGCAAGCGATTAAGAACCCCACGACCCTTGAAGAACTCCTGAAAAAACCGGAAGTTACCATTGAAGAGATCAAGCGCATCGAATCAGGGTTCGATGATCTTGAAGAAGATATTGCATATCAGGTCGAGTTGAATGTAAAATACCGTGGCTACACGGACAGACAGATGGACATGGTGCTGAGGACCAAGAAACTCGAAGACAGGAAAATCCCTCCGGACACAGAATACAGGGAAATATCGGGTCTGTCCAGAGAAGTGGTGGAGCGATTCACGAAAATAAGGCCCTTCACGCTTGGCCAGGCTTCCCGCATTCCCGGTGTTACGCCTGCCTCCATCACAGCCTTACTGGTCCATTTTAAGAAGAAGGGAGTGCTGTAG
- a CDS encoding reductive dehalogenase domain-containing protein, whose product MENRTKEIAACLKEYKVDVFGFGDMSFYDKELTDLDNQIKGMLPFAISFGIILSRGVMDTLTHGPTQLYLHHYRQLNYRLDMIGYQLSREIENRGYRALPFAASQVIDWQNQRGHISHKHIGVIAGLGFIGRNNLLVHPVFGAYVRYNTVLTDMPVLTGKPTEKNCGACVACLAVCPASAIKETAGHFDHKGCYEMLNRFRKERNIGHHICGICVAACKGEK is encoded by the coding sequence ATGGAGAACCGCACCAAGGAAATAGCGGCCTGTCTTAAGGAGTACAAGGTAGACGTCTTTGGCTTCGGTGATATGTCCTTTTATGACAAAGAGCTTACGGATCTCGATAACCAGATTAAGGGAATGTTACCCTTCGCCATTTCATTCGGGATCATCCTGTCGAGGGGCGTCATGGACACCCTCACCCATGGGCCGACACAGCTATACCTCCATCATTACCGGCAGCTCAACTACAGGCTCGATATGATAGGGTATCAACTTTCAAGGGAGATCGAAAACAGGGGTTACCGTGCCCTGCCCTTTGCCGCTTCTCAGGTGATCGACTGGCAAAATCAGCGCGGGCATATCTCCCACAAACACATCGGGGTCATCGCCGGCCTGGGCTTTATAGGCCGGAACAACCTGCTCGTTCATCCGGTCTTCGGCGCTTACGTGAGGTACAATACGGTCCTCACCGATATGCCGGTCTTAACGGGGAAACCGACTGAGAAGAACTGCGGAGCGTGCGTTGCCTGTCTCGCCGTTTGTCCCGCATCCGCCATAAAAGAGACGGCAGGCCACTTTGATCACAAAGGATGTTATGAAATGTTGAACCGCTTTAGAAAAGAGAGAAATATAGGTCACCACATATGCGGCATATGCGTGGCGGCATGCAAGGGGGAGAAATGA
- a CDS encoding HD domain-containing protein: protein MEVRRDALRGALKEQTIIKQIAAYPFSGSVYLVGGAIREILLDRSPEDYDLALTRQEDLTRLEALFKRPCFMLGRKPIRTYRIMADSACFDVTVVEGAIEDDLRRRDFTMNAIAYDIGNDLVIDAVGGIADIKKRVIRYPQRESIASDPLRMLKAIRHFSTLKDFTLDGELLRSIAQSKQLILRVAAERIKYEMDRIIVAPNVAQGIKTLDETGLLFEIVPELFALRELDVEKGFLLETLGHTLDGFRFLHHLNMEVGLDDLMLRNVGYAFLFHDLGKAQTFSYDENKGAVHFFHHERFSQEIAGRIMERLRFSLHEMRAVLALIQSHMRIFLISNDQTTEKAIRRLIYKMKDMTPALIVHTLCDMYGSSGGADNDSTEAVRRCSKEILHAYDESLKAPLPRLISGDDLISLGFAQGPLVGRCLNEVWERQIGGEIVDRDAALVYAKTFLSETGS from the coding sequence TTGGAAGTACGTCGCGACGCCCTGAGAGGGGCCCTCAAAGAACAGACCATAATCAAGCAAATAGCTGCGTACCCCTTTTCAGGCAGTGTGTATCTCGTGGGTGGGGCAATCCGGGAGATTCTGCTCGACAGGTCGCCCGAAGACTATGACCTCGCATTGACCCGTCAAGAAGACCTGACCAGGCTCGAAGCTCTGTTCAAAAGGCCGTGTTTCATGTTGGGTCGAAAGCCGATCAGAACCTACAGGATAATGGCTGACAGCGCATGTTTCGATGTTACCGTGGTCGAAGGCGCCATCGAGGATGACTTGAGGCGACGGGATTTTACCATGAACGCTATCGCCTATGATATAGGCAATGATCTGGTTATTGATGCGGTGGGCGGCATTGCGGATATCAAAAAAAGGGTCATCCGCTACCCGCAAAGGGAATCGATAGCCAGCGATCCGTTGAGAATGCTCAAGGCCATTCGCCATTTCTCGACGCTTAAGGATTTTACCCTGGATGGAGAGCTTCTCCGATCAATTGCTCAGTCCAAACAGCTGATACTCAGGGTGGCAGCAGAGCGGATCAAGTACGAAATGGACCGGATTATTGTGGCCCCGAATGTGGCGCAAGGCATAAAAACGCTTGATGAGACAGGGCTACTCTTTGAGATAGTGCCTGAATTGTTTGCGTTGAGAGAGCTCGACGTCGAAAAGGGATTCCTCCTTGAAACGCTGGGCCACACCCTCGATGGTTTCCGTTTTCTCCACCACCTGAATATGGAGGTGGGTCTTGACGACCTTATGCTACGAAATGTGGGTTACGCCTTTCTCTTTCACGATCTGGGCAAAGCGCAGACCTTCTCTTACGACGAGAATAAGGGTGCGGTTCATTTTTTCCATCATGAACGTTTTTCTCAGGAGATAGCAGGTCGCATTATGGAAAGGCTCAGATTCAGTCTACACGAGATGAGGGCAGTGCTCGCCCTTATTCAAAGTCATATGCGCATATTTTTGATCAGCAACGACCAGACCACGGAAAAGGCCATAAGACGGCTCATCTATAAAATGAAGGATATGACCCCGGCACTCATCGTCCATACGCTCTGCGATATGTATGGCAGCTCGGGTGGGGCGGATAACGATTCGACTGAGGCCGTCAGACGATGCTCAAAGGAGATCCTTCACGCCTATGATGAATCCTTAAAGGCGCCCCTTCCGAGGCTCATTTCCGGGGATGATCTTATCTCTCTTGGTTTTGCTCAGGGCCCTTTGGTCGGCAGATGCCTCAATGAGGTGTGGGAGAGGCAGATCGGGGGAGAAATCGTAGACAGGGATGCAGCGCTCGTTTACGCCAAGACTTTCCTTAGCGAGACAGGATCGTAA